A portion of the Simkania negevensis Z genome contains these proteins:
- a CDS encoding ribonucleoside-diphosphate reductase subunit alpha — MVKSNTSDSDTQGSSNLLKSVSKGVLQDNVKAAENMCTVVKRNGTIVPFRQERITRAIEAAFRDTKKIGKETPLSPDIQEMIEEVSNQIVKQTLELATKNVSLTVEGIQDLVEVTLMKNGQHDVARDYIIYRDHHKAIREGDPRRLKIHRKDSEASVRFNPIKIAASIEKIFRRVNKIEASTPDDIIETVNVLTQQVVAGAVALANDGVELHIHHIQNLVEEQLMAAGYFQAAKDYILYRADKGQQTPATAESPLKKKKRRQAKKDERSFHFLNAKGETHTVTETELLEKIDHACQDYEEIAPPEELLESTILNFYEGIKEKEVDQALIMAAKAKIEKDPAYSTIASRLLLDVIYRETLGIEATDPKLEEKHHQYFKEYIEHGIKIERLDPKLKEFDLETLAKAMKLERDDKFKYLGMQTLYDRYFIHDNGRRIETPQIFWMRVAMGLALKEKEKTKYTIEFYNVLSQFHYLSATPTLFNSGTTHSQLSSCYISTVMDDLEHIFKTISDDAQLSKWAGGLGNDWTNVRGTGALIKGTNGQSQGIIPFLKVANDTAVAVNQGGKRKGALCSYLETWHIDIEDFLELRKNTGDERRRTHDTNTANWIPDLFMKRVKENGHWTLFSPDEVPDLHDLYGAAFEKRYTTYEKMAESGKIRLYKKVEALQLWRKMLSMLFETGHPWITFKDPCNIRSPQDHVGVVHSSNLCTEITLNNSREETAVCNLGSVNLVEHVTEKGLDEKKLARTVQTAMRMLDNVIDINFYPIPETKRANTTHRAVGLGFMGFQDALNILGLSYASHEAVEFADKSMEMISYYSILASSELAKERNPYPSYKGSKWERGLLPIDTIDLLEKERGEKVEMDRSTSLDWRKVRESIQKHGMRNSNCMAIAPTATIANITGVNPSNEPIYKNLYAKSNLSGEFTISNPYLVAKLKKLKMWDDEMIDDLKYFDGSVQEIERLPEELKKQFLTAFEIDPEWIIECGSRRQKWIDQAQSLNLYLAEPSGKKLHNMYMLSWRKGLKTNYYLRTTGATQIEKSTLDINKRGLQPRWMKNESPSARIQVQREETTPKEVPVCNLEEGCESCQ, encoded by the coding sequence ATGGTAAAATCTAACACGTCTGATTCCGACACACAAGGTTCCTCAAATCTGCTCAAATCGGTTTCCAAAGGTGTTCTTCAAGACAATGTGAAAGCTGCAGAAAATATGTGCACCGTTGTGAAGCGAAACGGAACCATTGTTCCTTTTAGACAAGAACGGATCACGCGAGCAATTGAAGCGGCATTCCGTGACACGAAAAAAATTGGAAAAGAGACCCCTCTCTCTCCCGACATTCAAGAAATGATCGAAGAGGTGTCGAATCAGATTGTGAAACAAACTCTCGAGCTTGCGACAAAAAATGTTTCTCTAACCGTTGAAGGGATTCAAGATCTTGTCGAAGTTACTCTTATGAAAAACGGACAGCACGATGTCGCCCGCGACTACATTATTTACCGCGACCACCATAAAGCTATACGTGAAGGTGATCCTCGCCGTTTAAAAATTCACCGTAAGGATAGTGAAGCATCTGTCCGCTTCAACCCAATCAAAATTGCTGCATCTATCGAAAAAATTTTCCGCCGCGTCAATAAAATTGAAGCAAGCACTCCTGATGACATCATCGAGACTGTCAACGTTTTGACACAGCAAGTCGTTGCTGGCGCTGTTGCCCTTGCAAACGATGGGGTTGAGCTCCACATTCATCATATTCAAAATCTTGTAGAAGAACAGCTCATGGCAGCTGGCTACTTCCAAGCTGCTAAAGATTATATCCTTTACCGCGCCGACAAAGGACAACAAACTCCTGCAACAGCTGAATCCCCTCTGAAGAAAAAGAAACGACGCCAAGCGAAAAAAGACGAACGCTCATTCCATTTCCTCAACGCAAAAGGTGAAACTCACACTGTGACTGAAACTGAACTGCTTGAAAAAATCGACCACGCTTGCCAAGACTATGAAGAAATCGCACCTCCAGAAGAACTCCTTGAAAGTACCATTTTAAATTTCTACGAAGGGATCAAAGAAAAAGAAGTCGACCAAGCTCTGATCATGGCTGCTAAAGCAAAAATTGAAAAAGATCCTGCTTACTCAACCATTGCTTCCCGTCTACTTCTTGACGTGATTTATCGTGAAACCCTCGGCATCGAAGCAACAGACCCCAAACTCGAAGAAAAACACCACCAGTACTTCAAAGAATATATCGAGCACGGCATTAAAATTGAGAGACTCGACCCTAAACTTAAAGAGTTCGATCTAGAGACGCTTGCTAAAGCAATGAAACTCGAAAGAGACGACAAATTTAAATATCTTGGGATGCAAACCCTCTATGACCGCTATTTTATCCATGATAATGGACGTCGCATTGAAACGCCTCAAATCTTCTGGATGCGTGTCGCAATGGGGCTTGCTCTCAAAGAAAAAGAAAAAACCAAATACACGATTGAGTTCTACAACGTCCTTTCTCAATTCCACTACCTTTCTGCCACACCGACACTCTTCAACTCGGGAACCACCCATTCTCAACTCAGTTCTTGTTACATCTCTACTGTTATGGATGACTTGGAACACATCTTTAAAACCATCTCCGATGACGCTCAACTTTCCAAATGGGCTGGCGGACTCGGGAATGATTGGACAAATGTCCGAGGCACAGGGGCCCTTATCAAAGGAACAAATGGACAAAGCCAAGGGATTATCCCCTTTCTTAAAGTTGCCAATGACACTGCTGTTGCCGTCAATCAAGGTGGAAAGAGAAAAGGAGCTCTTTGCTCTTACTTAGAAACATGGCACATCGACATCGAAGACTTTCTCGAACTCCGCAAAAACACGGGAGATGAAAGACGTCGTACACACGATACTAATACTGCCAACTGGATTCCCGATCTTTTCATGAAGCGCGTTAAAGAAAACGGCCACTGGACACTTTTTAGTCCCGACGAAGTACCAGACTTGCATGATCTCTACGGGGCTGCATTTGAAAAACGGTACACTACATATGAAAAAATGGCAGAAAGTGGCAAGATCCGCCTTTATAAAAAAGTCGAAGCGCTCCAGCTGTGGCGCAAAATGCTCAGCATGCTCTTTGAAACAGGGCACCCTTGGATCACCTTCAAAGATCCTTGCAATATCCGCTCACCTCAAGACCATGTTGGTGTCGTTCATAGCTCTAATCTCTGCACAGAAATCACACTCAATAACTCACGTGAAGAAACAGCTGTTTGTAACCTAGGTTCTGTCAACCTCGTTGAACATGTTACTGAAAAAGGACTCGACGAGAAAAAACTTGCGCGTACAGTGCAAACAGCCATGCGTATGCTTGATAACGTGATCGACATCAATTTTTACCCCATTCCAGAAACCAAAAGAGCCAACACCACGCATCGCGCGGTTGGACTTGGTTTCATGGGTTTTCAAGATGCGCTCAACATCCTTGGCTTAAGCTACGCAAGCCACGAAGCTGTTGAATTTGCTGACAAGAGCATGGAGATGATTTCTTATTACTCCATCCTCGCTTCAAGTGAGCTCGCAAAAGAACGGAACCCTTACCCAAGTTATAAAGGTTCAAAGTGGGAACGCGGTCTACTGCCAATTGACACCATCGATCTTCTCGAGAAAGAACGGGGTGAAAAGGTTGAAATGGACCGCTCCACTTCACTTGATTGGCGCAAAGTCCGAGAGTCAATTCAAAAACACGGTATGCGTAATAGTAACTGTATGGCCATTGCCCCAACGGCAACTATTGCCAACATCACTGGGGTGAACCCGTCGAACGAACCCATTTATAAAAACCTCTACGCCAAGTCGAACCTTTCAGGTGAGTTCACTATTTCAAATCCCTACCTTGTTGCTAAGCTCAAAAAGCTCAAGATGTGGGATGACGAGATGATCGATGACCTCAAATACTTCGATGGATCGGTTCAAGAAATCGAGCGCCTTCCAGAAGAACTTAAAAAACAATTCTTAACTGCGTTTGAGATCGACCCGGAGTGGATCATTGAGTGTGGCAGCCGCCGTCAAAAATGGATCGACCAAGCGCAATCTCTTAACCTTTACCTTGCAGAGCCCAGTGGAAAAAAACTCCACAACATGTACATGCTCTCTTGGAGAAAAGGACTCAAAACCAATTACTATTTGCGTACAACTGGCGCAACCCAAATTGAAAAGTCCACACTCGACATCAACAAACGGGGGCTTCAACCTCGTTGGATGAAAAACGAATCGCCCTCAGCACGCATTCAAGTACAAAGAGAAGAAACGACACCAAAAGAGGTGCCTGTGTGCAACCTCGAAGAAGGCTGTGAAAGTTGTCAATAA
- a CDS encoding DUF5071 domain-containing protein: MENDLLENIILQQDNLSEDQIQLILTNYYRDDRVSGLIEKLGYEKLKNHIPRLIELSQNYGVASRNAIKVLQDGGKDVLPFIQRAVRASKWDTWGWFWFLCALLDGCSHELAEGLKSHILDGCSRVAQSDDVIETLAMLSKNQVLTEQELLSYFQSLQPCFVINLSPLDLVQLVELKVVIGGMDWLFENIPIDIQNKINCLTHFQLKELTSKKYIKNTQAGFLILHLGFAKLKNYTANLLEFLQDINWPAAGFAASVLEEGGPEVVPLIKEVFISWSSDSTWCYWIMTNVVAQWNQDVIYELKAEILNLVREELRNDCEECAIEYLMILYENEVAIKVREELLPYFKSIISELKIDRTEHDLLQALEQEIWRKKSDRY, from the coding sequence AATTGAGAAGTTAGGCTATGAGAAACTAAAAAATCATATTCCTCGACTCATTGAACTTTCTCAAAACTATGGTGTTGCTTCAAGAAATGCTATCAAAGTGCTACAAGATGGTGGCAAAGATGTTCTACCTTTTATCCAAAGGGCTGTTAGGGCCTCAAAATGGGATACATGGGGTTGGTTTTGGTTTCTATGTGCGCTTCTAGATGGGTGTAGTCATGAGTTAGCCGAAGGTTTAAAGTCTCATATATTAGATGGATGTTCAAGAGTTGCTCAAAGTGATGATGTGATTGAAACTTTAGCAATGCTATCTAAGAATCAAGTTCTAACAGAGCAGGAGCTTCTCTCATATTTTCAATCACTTCAACCCTGCTTTGTTATCAATTTGTCTCCATTAGATTTAGTCCAACTAGTGGAATTAAAGGTTGTAATAGGAGGGATGGACTGGCTTTTTGAGAATATTCCGATAGATATTCAAAATAAAATCAATTGCTTAACTCATTTTCAGCTGAAGGAGTTAACTTCAAAGAAGTACATTAAAAATACTCAAGCCGGCTTTTTAATATTGCACCTTGGGTTTGCGAAACTAAAGAACTATACTGCTAATCTATTAGAGTTTTTACAAGATATAAATTGGCCTGCAGCAGGATTTGCTGCAAGTGTGTTAGAAGAAGGAGGGCCTGAGGTTGTTCCCTTAATAAAAGAGGTGTTTATCTCCTGGTCAAGTGATTCGACATGGTGTTACTGGATCATGACAAATGTTGTTGCCCAATGGAATCAAGATGTTATTTATGAATTAAAAGCTGAGATACTCAATTTAGTGCGTGAAGAGTTGCGAAATGACTGCGAAGAATGCGCTATTGAGTACTTGATGATTCTCTATGAAAATGAGGTAGCTATTAAAGTTCGAGAAGAACTTCTTCCTTATTTCAAATCAATTATTTCAGAGTTAAAAATTGATAGAACTGAACATGATCTTCTTCAAGCATTGGAACAAGAAATTTGGAGAAAAAAGTCTGATCGCTATTGA
- a CDS encoding ribonucleotide-diphosphate reductase subunit beta, with translation MHNKATLPEPEIKDGEAKRAKANEKRLINCTTVDVNQLMPLKYKWAWEHYLNGCANHWMPTEVPMAKDIELWKSKNLSEAERLVIMRNLGFFSTAESLVANNIVLSIYKFVTNPECRQYLLRQAFEEAIHTHTFHYIVESLNLDEGRVFNMYNEINSIHAKDAFEMKLTEDLLDESYTTSTQAGAQKFLENLIGYYIIMEGIFFYSGFAMILSLHRQNKMVGIGEQFQYILRDETVHLNFGIDLINGIKEENPGLWSPQFQKYITDKIKEAVELEVQYAQDCLPQGILGLTAPMFREYAQYIADRRLERIGLQPQYKSRNPFPWMSETIDLGKEKNFFETRVTEYQSSASLSW, from the coding sequence ATGCATAATAAAGCAACCCTTCCTGAACCAGAAATCAAAGACGGCGAAGCAAAACGCGCCAAAGCCAATGAGAAACGATTGATCAACTGCACCACAGTTGACGTCAATCAACTCATGCCCCTGAAGTACAAGTGGGCATGGGAACACTACCTCAATGGCTGTGCCAATCACTGGATGCCCACCGAAGTCCCCATGGCAAAAGACATCGAACTATGGAAATCCAAAAACTTAAGTGAAGCAGAGCGGCTCGTGATCATGCGCAACCTCGGCTTTTTCAGCACCGCTGAAAGTCTCGTTGCGAATAACATCGTCCTCTCAATCTACAAGTTTGTGACAAACCCTGAGTGTCGCCAGTACCTCCTTAGACAAGCCTTTGAAGAAGCGATTCACACGCATACTTTCCACTACATTGTCGAGTCTCTCAATCTCGACGAAGGAAGGGTCTTCAACATGTACAACGAGATCAACTCGATCCACGCCAAAGATGCCTTTGAGATGAAGCTAACCGAAGACCTTCTCGATGAATCCTACACCACTTCGACACAAGCCGGAGCGCAAAAATTCCTCGAGAACCTGATTGGTTACTACATCATCATGGAAGGTATTTTCTTCTACAGTGGCTTCGCAATGATCCTTTCTCTCCACCGCCAAAACAAAATGGTTGGAATTGGTGAGCAGTTTCAGTACATCTTGCGTGATGAAACGGTCCACCTCAACTTTGGAATTGATCTAATCAATGGAATCAAAGAAGAAAACCCCGGTCTTTGGAGTCCTCAGTTCCAAAAGTACATCACAGACAAAATCAAAGAAGCTGTCGAACTCGAAGTGCAATATGCGCAAGACTGTCTCCCTCAAGGAATCCTAGGACTCACAGCCCCTATGTTCCGTGAGTATGCACAGTACATTGCAGACCGCCGCTTAGAGCGCATCGGTCTTCAACCACAATACAAATCGCGCAATCCATTCCCTTGGATGAGCGAAACAATTGACCTTGGGAAAGAGAAGAACTTCTTCGAAACCCGAGTCACTGAGTACCAATCTTCAGCATCACTCAGCTGGTAA